A genome region from Fusarium musae strain F31 chromosome 5, whole genome shotgun sequence includes the following:
- a CDS encoding hypothetical protein (EggNog:ENOG41~MEROPS:MER0026262) has translation MKIQAQSLSLLLFLTGDVLAAKNYHCPPIGPVLPAPTDPSSHQNVKLAIEAITETIKAYSSLLHSTAVSVGVTSIYEDKPLLDFHHTPENLDPRGVSKIDADSVYRIGSISKTYTTLAALKLNGVGMHDPVTKYVPELRKLNKQQSENNAITTVDWDKVSLQALASHMGGLPADYFWYNFGKRPPTFAPWSNPVYSNIAFFVISLVVERVSGESFEEFVQKNVLDVAGMNSTTYAKPDDSVGAIGPDDIFWNSSIGILGPGGSFYSSTRDLLAFGSSILKHEFLDLAETNKWLKPVTFTSGRGQFIGAPWEIVRSNKLTSDERVVTAYTKGGDIGTYHSIFAMIPDYGIVISVLVGGPENAGGLPYVFFSMIAKALVPALEAAGKDQAKKAFAGTYTNEDTNSTLVLDVDDDGPGLSITKWIVRGTDVSTHWLHYLSVLNPNVPKISLSGRLYPTDLKAGNKTAWRAMFRIGTASQIGMQEGLLFWEDASCMSWAMVDRAAYEFLGLDEMVFESEDGRAREVELLGFKTTLKRSEKE, from the exons ATGAAGATCCAAGCGcagtctctctctcttttgcTTTTCCTCACTGGCGATGTACTCGCTGCAAAGAACTACCATTGTCCTCCAATTGGCCCCGTCCTCCCTGCACCAACTGACCCAAGCTCACATCAAAATGTGAAACTTGCCATTGAAGCTATCACAGAGactataaaggcctattcGAGCCTTCTGCACAGCACAGCTGTCTCAGTCGGTGTCACGTCAATTTACGAAGACAAACCCTTGCTGGATTTTCATCATACGCCAGAGAATCTTGATCCTCGCGGCGTGAGCAAGATCGATGCCGACTCGGTTTATCGCATCGGTAGTATCTCTAAGACGTATACTACCCTTGCAGCGCTTAAACTAAACGGAGTGGGCATGCATGACCCGGTGACGAAATACGTCCCTGAATTAAGGAAGCTGAATAAACAGCAGAGTGAGAATAATGCAATCACGACTGTTGATTGGGATAAGGTATCGCTGCAGGCTCTGGCGTCGCACATGGGAGGCCTGCCTGCTGATT ACTTCTGGTACAATTTTGGCAAACGACCTCCGACTTTTGCACCTTGGAGCAATCCCGTGTACTCGAACATCgccttcttcgtcatcagcCTAGTCGTAGAGAGAGTTTCGGGAGAGTCGTTCGAAGAGTTTGTGCAGAAGaatgttcttgatgtcgcGGGAATGAATAGCACGACTTATGCAAAGCCCGATGACTCGGTGGGAGCCATTGGACCTGACGATATCTTCTGGAATAGTTCTATCGGTATCCTTGGCCC GGGTGGCTCGTTCTACTCATCAACAAGAGACCTCCTCGCCTTCGGATCTTCTATCCTCAAGCACGAGTTCTTGGACCTGGCAGAAACGAATAAGTGGCTCAAACCTGTGACTTTCACGAGTGGTAGGGGACAGTTTATCGGCGCACCCTGGGAAATCGTGCGATCTAATAAGCTGACCTCTGACGAACGGGTGGTCACCGCCTACACCAAAGGGGGCGATATAGGAACTTATCATTCTATCTTTGCAATGATTCCGGACTATGGTATAGTTATAAGCGTATTGGTGGGAGGACCTGAGAATGCGGGGGGTCTCCCCtatgtcttcttctcaatgatCGCAAAAGCCCTTGTGCCCGCTCTTGAAGCAGCGGGTAAGGACCAAGCGAAGAAGGCATTTGCAGGGACATACACCAATGAAGACACAAACTCGACTCTCGTTCtcgatgttgatgacgatggccCAGGGTTGAGCATCACAAAGTGGATAGTTCGTGGAACAGACGTCTCGACGCATTGGCTTCACTACCTCTCCGTGCTCAACCCCAACGTACCCAAGATCTCACTTTCCGGGCGGCTATATCCTACAGATCTCAAAGCGGGGAACAAGACAGCGTGGAGAGCAATGTTTAGAATCGGTACGGCAAGTCAGATTGGTATGCAGGAGGGGTTGTTATTCTGGGAGGATGCGAGTTGTATGAGTTGGGCGATGGTAGATAGAGCAGCGTATGAGTTTCTGGGACTGGATGAGATGGTGTTTGAGAGTGAGGATGGAAGGGCTAGGGAGGTTGAGTTGTTGGGATTCAAGACTACTTTGAAGAGGAGTGAGAAGGAGTGA